Proteins co-encoded in one Paracrocinitomix mangrovi genomic window:
- a CDS encoding TPM domain-containing protein, translated as MKQLLLFYFSLSLFPIFAQDDNWKLSVEQVQNNRKFNNSRVSDNANVFTEQEIFEIDSILKKLEDSTDFEIAVVCLESVGNQDARIFYTDLFNYWGIGQSKNDNGLLISLTTDIQQVDFITGIGTEAILTDAVCKEIQETDMIPYFKIGEYSQGIINGLNTTVEILYNGNADLIFTDPDEGSGVNSITNGNGNINQEELNFYDKSVNKLTAVFGNKAFSIYFLLTSLAGSTLAVFFLLYLVFIISKKDLSPNQKYKKLILWDLWIWFILFPFPMIFLFIMIKALKSSWKKQQLIWEEAPKVSPTGMIMKKLTFDEQDIVLSKGLIKPEFVKSELYAVYGTDDLTEAKVYDMDVVWGFYANEKTKNHGSLYNKYQQCPECHYKLLKFDKTRESYEGEKIMVYQCENCSFVKEENFYSSTTSTVQSTSTQSVKKTVEPEENKKESDNNNNSGTSWGGGTSQSGGASSNW; from the coding sequence ATGAAACAACTCCTCCTTTTTTATTTCTCTCTATCTCTCTTTCCAATTTTTGCCCAAGATGATAATTGGAAACTATCTGTAGAACAAGTTCAAAACAACAGAAAGTTTAACAATAGCAGAGTAAGTGATAATGCCAATGTTTTTACTGAACAGGAGATTTTCGAAATTGACTCTATTTTAAAAAAACTTGAAGATTCCACAGATTTTGAAATTGCAGTAGTTTGTCTTGAATCTGTAGGCAATCAAGATGCGCGTATTTTTTATACAGATCTATTTAATTATTGGGGGATTGGACAATCTAAAAATGACAATGGTTTACTGATTTCATTAACCACAGATATTCAACAAGTAGATTTCATTACAGGAATTGGAACAGAAGCAATACTTACTGATGCAGTTTGTAAAGAAATTCAAGAAACGGACATGATTCCTTACTTTAAGATTGGCGAATATAGCCAGGGAATCATTAATGGATTAAATACAACCGTTGAGATACTGTATAACGGAAATGCTGACCTCATTTTTACTGATCCAGATGAAGGATCCGGAGTTAATTCCATAACTAATGGAAATGGCAACATCAATCAAGAAGAACTTAATTTTTATGACAAATCTGTAAATAAGCTCACTGCTGTTTTTGGCAACAAAGCATTTTCAATTTATTTTCTATTGACCTCATTAGCAGGATCCACTTTAGCTGTTTTCTTTCTACTATATCTGGTTTTCATCATTTCTAAAAAAGATCTGTCACCCAATCAGAAATACAAAAAACTTATTCTTTGGGACCTGTGGATTTGGTTTATCTTATTTCCTTTTCCTATGATCTTTCTTTTTATAATGATAAAAGCCTTGAAATCATCCTGGAAAAAACAACAACTTATTTGGGAAGAAGCTCCCAAAGTATCTCCAACGGGAATGATAATGAAGAAACTTACATTTGATGAGCAAGACATTGTATTGTCAAAAGGTTTGATAAAACCTGAATTTGTAAAAAGTGAATTGTATGCTGTTTACGGAACGGATGATTTAACCGAAGCAAAAGTATATGACATGGATGTAGTATGGGGATTCTATGCCAATGAAAAAACCAAAAATCATGGCTCATTGTACAACAAATATCAGCAATGCCCTGAATGTCATTATAAATTGCTCAAATTTGACAAAACCAGAGAATCTTATGAAGGTGAAAAAATCATGGTATATCAATGTGAAAACTGCTCTTTTGTAAAAGAAGAAAACTTCTATTCTTCAACCACTTCTACTGTTCAATCAACATCTACTCAATCAGTAAAGAAAACCGTTGAACCGGAAGAAAATAAAAAAGAATCTGATAACAACAATAACAGTGGTACTTCTTGGGGAGGAGGAACTTCACAAAGTGGTGGGGCATCAAGTAATTGGTAA
- a CDS encoding tetratricopeptide repeat protein: MKKITLIIFVFIFVLPLYAQEENEHPDLTAAKNVLATNPPLAIQYGTKGINSIGEDPNLKGNFAKTIGTAYYYLGKLDSCKYWWELSLQQFEKIGGKEEANAHNNMGVIYLRMGEIDSSFNSHQSALKIRTKVKDTAGLGNSYINLGALDRMRGNYESALTYYFSALKIYEYLDDVDKISEAYNSLGLIYMAIKDYENSLDYLKKSLEIKTNLGNQQKIGKTLNNIASVYHESGDYDKAEEYYLKAYEIFENSSDKRMIAGITNNLGIIYKEKEDHQNAITYYTTAAEQFEALEDKEGLAMVYTNLGSIYYIIEEYATAAKAFEKAKAVADDISSAPMQINITKGLSKVYSKLGKYKEAHEYLESYQEMNDSIFSNTLAERTAELREQYESEKQAKQIVLLENESLEQAAKAKQRQFVTWISISFSIVVILFLVFIINRNNLKRKILQVEKERYKLHNELKEIDLNNRDRKITSLATNTMEKDKLIEAVLGELDEVNFESNSKTLKTEQIKRQLKNVINVDEAWNKFKLHFETVHPNFFKKLKEKYPKLTQNDLRHCAYIKMNLNSKEIGMFLNIMPKSVKMNRYRLKKKLGLEDSEDIYEFLKDF, from the coding sequence TTGAAGAAAATAACCCTCATAATATTCGTTTTTATTTTCGTTCTGCCTTTATATGCGCAAGAAGAAAACGAACATCCTGACCTAACTGCGGCTAAAAATGTACTTGCAACTAATCCACCTTTAGCCATTCAATATGGAACAAAAGGAATCAATTCAATAGGTGAAGATCCTAATCTGAAAGGCAATTTCGCCAAAACAATAGGCACGGCATATTATTACCTTGGAAAATTAGATAGCTGCAAATACTGGTGGGAATTATCTCTTCAACAATTTGAAAAAATTGGCGGAAAAGAAGAAGCCAATGCACATAATAACATGGGAGTGATTTACTTGAGAATGGGAGAAATCGACTCAAGCTTCAACAGTCATCAAAGCGCACTTAAAATCAGGACGAAAGTAAAAGATACTGCCGGATTGGGAAATTCCTACATCAACCTTGGGGCATTGGACCGCATGAGAGGGAATTATGAATCTGCCCTCACCTATTATTTTTCCGCATTAAAAATCTATGAATATCTGGATGACGTTGATAAAATTTCAGAAGCATATAATAGCCTTGGATTAATCTACATGGCCATTAAAGATTATGAAAACTCTCTGGACTATTTAAAAAAATCATTAGAAATCAAAACCAATCTCGGGAATCAACAAAAGATTGGTAAAACCCTTAACAATATTGCCTCTGTTTATCATGAATCTGGAGATTATGACAAAGCCGAAGAATATTACTTGAAGGCCTATGAGATCTTTGAAAACAGTTCGGATAAAAGGATGATAGCAGGAATTACAAACAACCTTGGAATCATCTACAAAGAAAAAGAAGATCATCAAAACGCTATTACCTATTACACCACAGCAGCCGAACAATTTGAAGCTTTGGAAGACAAAGAAGGGTTGGCTATGGTATATACCAACCTGGGATCAATTTATTATATCATTGAAGAGTATGCAACCGCAGCTAAGGCATTTGAAAAAGCAAAAGCTGTAGCAGATGATATTTCATCAGCACCAATGCAAATAAATATTACCAAGGGCTTGTCCAAAGTATACAGCAAACTTGGAAAATACAAGGAAGCTCATGAGTATCTGGAATCATATCAGGAGATGAATGATTCAATTTTCAGCAACACGCTAGCAGAAAGAACAGCTGAATTACGAGAACAATATGAATCTGAAAAACAAGCCAAACAAATTGTTCTGCTTGAAAACGAATCATTAGAACAAGCTGCAAAAGCTAAACAAAGACAATTTGTGACTTGGATTTCAATCAGCTTTAGTATTGTTGTGATTCTATTTTTAGTATTTATCATCAACCGTAACAACCTGAAAAGAAAAATTCTTCAAGTTGAAAAAGAAAGATATAAACTGCACAATGAGTTAAAAGAAATTGACCTCAATAACAGAGACAGAAAAATCACTTCTTTGGCAACCAACACCATGGAAAAAGACAAGTTGATTGAAGCGGTGTTAGGAGAATTAGATGAAGTAAATTTTGAATCTAATTCCAAAACCCTAAAAACGGAACAAATAAAACGTCAACTTAAAAACGTTATTAATGTGGATGAAGCATGGAACAAATTCAAGCTACATTTTGAAACTGTTCATCCAAATTTCTTTAAGAAATTGAAGGAAAAATATCCAAAATTGACTCAAAATGATTTGCGACATTGCGCATACATCAAAATGAATTTAAATTCAAAAGAGATTGGGATGTTTTTAAATATAATGCCAAAAAGTGTGAAGATGAATCGCTATAGACTCAAGAAAAAACTGGGCTTAGAGGACAGTGAAGACATCTATGAGTTTTTAAAGGATTTTTAA
- a CDS encoding RNA methyltransferase: MNRKLKLQELGRMSIEEFKDADKTPLIVILDNIRSLNNVGSVFRTSDCFRVAKIFLCGITATPPHRDIHKTAIGATESVEWEYSESTLNVVKSLQEKGWSCYAIEQTADSISLDDFNPDGKTAIVMGNEVDGVQQEVIDACKGSIEVPQFGTKHSLNISVCTGIVVWDLWQKLSQ, from the coding sequence ATGAACAGAAAATTAAAACTGCAAGAATTAGGTAGGATGAGTATCGAAGAGTTTAAAGATGCCGATAAAACTCCTTTAATAGTTATTCTTGACAACATCCGAAGTTTAAATAATGTTGGTTCTGTATTTAGAACGTCAGATTGTTTTAGGGTTGCCAAAATATTTTTGTGTGGTATTACGGCAACACCACCGCATAGAGATATTCATAAAACGGCAATTGGAGCTACAGAATCCGTAGAGTGGGAGTATTCCGAATCTACTTTAAATGTTGTAAAATCTCTTCAGGAAAAGGGATGGAGTTGTTATGCCATTGAACAAACTGCAGATTCAATTTCATTGGACGACTTTAATCCGGATGGTAAAACTGCCATTGTTATGGGTAATGAGGTGGATGGTGTTCAGCAAGAAGTAATAGATGCTTGTAAAGGTTCAATTGAGGTGCCTCAATTTGGAACAAAACATTCACTGAACATCTCTGTTTGTACGGGAATAGTTGTGTGGGATTTGTGGCAAAAATTAAGTCAGTAG
- a CDS encoding PorP/SprF family type IX secretion system membrane protein has translation MKKILYILFLLIVHQGFAQNRVNYSQYMHNHQIFNPAYTSEDKELGASALYRNQWMGIKGAPSSFIGNFYVSTGRSKFDAQFLYDRITIFSHLEAGLSYSYTIKLGVATRMSFGIKATYNQQTYDYNQLHYFDGGDPNLIGVVKTQGVNFGTGLFFRHGDWHAGLGAPYLFANRNLNSASELYNDVSYQHFYITGGYKVINNRSMTFYPTSMIKWTAGAPVSLSVDANFLFNNLIWGSVGYKTGNTIVLSTGVLLWKNFKIIYSYDLSLGKVSKYGGMTHEISMGYGMDLFSKNSFVKRKFVTRKGGRMRNKRRNWR, from the coding sequence ATGAAGAAGATTTTATACATATTGTTTTTGTTAATTGTGCATCAAGGATTTGCTCAAAACAGAGTGAATTATAGCCAATACATGCATAACCATCAGATTTTTAACCCTGCTTATACATCTGAAGATAAAGAGTTGGGAGCTTCAGCTTTATACCGTAATCAATGGATGGGGATTAAAGGAGCACCTTCAAGTTTTATTGGAAACTTTTATGTGAGTACAGGAAGATCAAAGTTTGATGCTCAATTCTTGTATGATCGCATTACGATATTTAGTCATTTGGAGGCAGGATTATCTTATAGCTATACTATCAAATTGGGTGTAGCAACAAGAATGTCTTTTGGGATTAAAGCAACTTATAATCAGCAAACTTACGATTATAATCAGCTGCATTATTTTGATGGTGGAGATCCTAATTTAATTGGGGTAGTTAAAACTCAAGGAGTCAATTTTGGAACAGGATTGTTCTTTAGACATGGAGACTGGCACGCAGGATTAGGAGCGCCTTATTTATTTGCCAACAGAAACTTGAACAGTGCATCTGAATTGTACAATGATGTGAGTTATCAGCACTTTTACATTACCGGAGGATACAAAGTGATTAATAATAGATCTATGACATTTTATCCAACCAGTATGATTAAATGGACAGCTGGAGCTCCTGTGAGTTTATCAGTAGACGCTAACTTCCTTTTCAATAATTTGATTTGGGGATCAGTTGGCTATAAAACCGGAAACACTATAGTGTTATCCACTGGGGTATTGCTTTGGAAAAACTTTAAAATCATATACTCTTATGATTTAAGTTTAGGAAAAGTAAGTAAGTATGGAGGAATGACTCACGAAATTTCAATGGGATATGGAATGGATTTATTTAGTAAAAATTCATTCGTTAAACGAAAATTTGTCACCAGAAAAGGTGGTAGAATGAGAAACAAGAGAAGAAATTGGAGATAA
- the mutS gene encoding DNA mismatch repair protein MutS codes for MKQYNQIKSKYPDALLLFRVGDFYETFGEDAVKAANVLNIVLTKRKNGTASEIALAGFPHHSLDTYLPKLVRAGFRVAICDQLEDPKMTKTIVKRGVTELVTPGVSYNDKVLEGKQNNFLCAIHFNGNRAGVAFIDVSTGEFLVAEGGFEYVDKLIQGFQPKEILYQKGEQKKYQEHFSDKFYTYRLDDWVFTIDFANENLAKHFEVKSLKGFGIAHMDLATIAGSAVLHYLSETQHDKTAHIKHISRIEEDKYVWLDRFTIRNLELLYSYNEDATTLIDILDQTVTPPGSRMLKRWMVLPLKELAPIQERHEVVDYLIQHPEFKDELLSQLKEIGDLERIISKVATGRINPKEIVQLNRALTAIEPIKAACNKAKCKPLVTIADNLNTCEALKERIQREITEDPAVAIGKGEVIAYGVNPELDDLRNILNTGKDYLENLKNREAENTGIPSIKIAFNNVFGYYIEVRNTHKDKVPAEWIRKQTLVNAERYITEELKEYESKILGAEEKIHTLESQLLGELINAMATYITPIQHNAVQLAKLDCLHSFANIAMTNMYCKPEMNESLSIDIKDGRHPVIEHQLPVGEDYISNDVFLDNDRQQIIMITGPNMSGKSALLRQTAIISLMAQMGSFVPAASAKLGLVDKVFTRVGASDNISSGESTFMVEMNETASILNNLSERSLIILDEIGRGTSTYDGISIAWSITEYLHQNKIANPKTLFATHYHELNEMSQIFDRIKNYNVSVKEVGNKVIFMRKLVPGGSAHSFGIHVAKMAGMPKEVLQKAEQVLLKLEKNHSGDLKAEAKALAAEVEADMQLSFFQLDDPVLMQIKEEIENIDIDTLTPVEALMKLNEIKKYIGVK; via the coding sequence ATGAAACAATATAACCAGATTAAATCTAAGTATCCGGATGCATTGTTATTGTTCAGGGTTGGGGATTTTTACGAAACTTTTGGTGAAGATGCGGTAAAAGCTGCAAATGTGCTTAATATCGTTCTGACAAAAAGAAAAAATGGAACAGCCTCAGAAATTGCTTTAGCCGGTTTCCCTCATCACTCGCTGGATACTTATCTACCAAAATTGGTTCGCGCAGGTTTTCGTGTGGCTATTTGTGATCAGCTTGAGGATCCTAAAATGACCAAAACTATTGTTAAAAGAGGTGTTACTGAATTGGTTACTCCGGGTGTTTCATACAATGACAAAGTTTTAGAAGGAAAGCAGAACAACTTTTTGTGTGCTATTCATTTTAACGGAAACCGTGCAGGTGTTGCTTTTATTGATGTTTCTACAGGAGAGTTTTTGGTAGCAGAAGGTGGATTTGAATATGTAGATAAACTGATTCAAGGTTTTCAACCTAAAGAGATTCTCTACCAAAAAGGTGAACAAAAGAAATATCAAGAGCATTTTTCAGACAAATTTTACACTTACCGATTAGATGATTGGGTTTTTACAATTGACTTTGCCAATGAAAATTTAGCCAAGCATTTTGAAGTAAAATCATTAAAAGGTTTTGGTATCGCACATATGGATTTGGCTACAATTGCCGGATCAGCTGTACTTCATTATTTATCTGAAACTCAACATGACAAAACAGCCCACATCAAACATATTTCAAGAATAGAAGAAGATAAATATGTTTGGTTGGACAGATTTACAATCAGAAACCTGGAATTGCTTTATTCTTATAATGAAGACGCTACAACTCTGATTGATATTTTAGATCAAACTGTTACCCCTCCGGGAAGCAGAATGCTTAAACGTTGGATGGTGCTGCCGCTTAAAGAATTGGCTCCGATACAGGAAAGACATGAAGTGGTAGATTATCTAATTCAACATCCTGAATTTAAAGATGAATTACTCTCTCAACTAAAAGAAATAGGAGATCTTGAACGTATCATTTCTAAAGTTGCAACAGGTAGAATCAATCCTAAAGAAATTGTACAACTGAATAGGGCTTTAACTGCTATTGAACCTATCAAAGCTGCTTGTAACAAAGCTAAATGCAAGCCTTTGGTTACAATTGCAGATAACCTTAACACATGTGAGGCTTTAAAAGAAAGGATCCAAAGAGAGATAACAGAAGATCCTGCCGTAGCAATTGGCAAAGGTGAAGTTATTGCGTATGGTGTAAATCCAGAATTAGATGATCTGAGAAACATCCTCAATACAGGTAAAGATTACTTAGAAAATCTAAAAAACAGAGAAGCAGAAAACACTGGAATTCCAAGTATTAAAATTGCCTTCAACAATGTTTTTGGTTACTACATTGAGGTTAGAAACACACATAAAGATAAAGTTCCTGCAGAGTGGATCAGAAAACAAACTTTAGTTAATGCTGAAAGATACATTACTGAAGAATTAAAGGAATATGAATCAAAAATTTTAGGTGCCGAAGAGAAAATTCATACTCTAGAAAGTCAATTGCTTGGAGAATTGATCAATGCAATGGCAACCTACATTACTCCTATTCAACACAATGCAGTTCAATTAGCGAAATTAGATTGTCTTCATTCGTTTGCAAATATTGCAATGACAAATATGTACTGCAAACCAGAAATGAATGAATCACTGTCAATTGATATTAAAGATGGACGTCACCCAGTAATTGAGCACCAATTGCCTGTAGGAGAAGATTACATTTCTAATGATGTATTTCTAGATAACGATAGACAACAAATCATCATGATTACCGGTCCTAATATGTCCGGTAAATCTGCCTTACTAAGACAAACTGCTATTATTAGCTTAATGGCGCAAATGGGGTCTTTTGTCCCTGCGGCATCCGCTAAATTAGGTTTGGTTGACAAGGTATTTACAAGGGTTGGCGCTTCTGACAACATATCTTCAGGTGAATCAACCTTTATGGTAGAAATGAATGAAACGGCAAGTATCCTGAACAATTTATCCGAAAGGTCATTGATTATTTTAGATGAAATAGGAAGAGGTACTTCTACCTATGACGGTATTTCTATCGCCTGGTCCATTACAGAATATTTACATCAAAATAAAATTGCTAACCCAAAGACATTGTTTGCTACTCATTATCACGAGTTAAATGAAATGTCTCAGATTTTTGATCGCATTAAAAACTACAACGTTTCTGTAAAAGAAGTCGGCAATAAGGTGATTTTCATGCGTAAATTGGTTCCCGGTGGAAGCGCCCATAGCTTTGGAATCCACGTTGCTAAAATGGCAGGTATGCCAAAAGAAGTGCTACAAAAAGCTGAGCAGGTTTTATTAAAACTGGAGAAAAATCATTCAGGAGATTTAAAAGCTGAAGCAAAAGCTTTGGCAGCAGAGGTTGAAGCCGACATGCAACTTTCATTTTTTCAATTAGATGATCCTGTGCTAATGCAAATCAAAGAAGAAATTGAAAATATAGATATCGATACACTCACTCCTGTTGAAGCACTTATGAAATTGAACGAAATAAAAAAATACATTGGAGTTAAATAA
- a CDS encoding glycine rich domain-containing protein, with the protein MKQLINKIILFAAFFIANASIAQEVKVFEYTGKFQTYIVPEGVTMINVELQGAGGGFSSWEKGRYPDKYKPGKGGKLTASYPVEPGQKIYVFVGGKGDNATDTYQGKGGFNGGGDGNNTGEYGPFCGGGGGGASDIRIGGSGLEDRILVAGGGGGAGSNWPVGGDHGGDGGGLTAVDGQSKSEVGHESTGRGGTQSAGGIGGKWITYPKAEDGKLGRGGHAPDSTSGGGGGGGYYGGGAGCWSGGGGGSSYADAKATSVNHVQGVNSDNGKVVISPGCIPLEIEVNGPTTMCFGEEIVLKGKSDNNSKFEWDKGVQNGVPFKPPVGTTTYTVKSSNPKECPNTIDIKVNEKGVVLATTTDGTICEGEYTTLIVHGASGEVHWSNGVKDGVPFQPPAGVNTYKVVKEGACGGEDEIQIVVNKILIKRRTMVEETADHLGKLEVNIEGGTFPYTYKWRKDGKVISTQRDLVDVKGGSYELEVTDVIGCTDKNTFTITQLMPYIEPDTGPKLEAEIDQEQKFVTVSYPGAFEYKIENMENETVITGHSVDQDIVDITKLPPGTYRVSLIFKQIKQYVTFVKE; encoded by the coding sequence GTGAAACAACTGATAAATAAAATCATATTATTCGCTGCATTTTTTATTGCAAATGCCTCAATTGCTCAAGAAGTAAAGGTATTTGAATACACGGGTAAGTTTCAAACTTATATTGTTCCAGAAGGAGTTACCATGATCAATGTGGAGCTGCAAGGAGCGGGCGGTGGATTTAGCAGTTGGGAAAAAGGTAGATATCCAGATAAATATAAACCTGGAAAAGGTGGAAAACTTACCGCATCTTATCCAGTTGAGCCGGGACAAAAAATTTATGTTTTTGTTGGAGGAAAAGGAGATAACGCTACCGATACTTACCAGGGAAAAGGAGGCTTTAATGGTGGTGGAGACGGAAACAACACAGGAGAATATGGTCCTTTTTGTGGTGGCGGTGGCGGTGGCGCCAGTGACATTAGAATTGGTGGATCAGGTTTAGAAGATAGAATTTTAGTTGCCGGTGGCGGTGGCGGAGCAGGATCTAACTGGCCCGTAGGAGGTGATCACGGAGGAGACGGAGGTGGATTAACTGCTGTAGACGGCCAATCAAAAAGTGAAGTCGGGCACGAATCAACAGGTAGAGGTGGAACACAATCGGCCGGAGGAATTGGTGGAAAATGGATTACTTACCCTAAAGCTGAAGACGGTAAACTAGGTCGTGGTGGACATGCACCAGATAGTACTTCTGGTGGCGGTGGTGGCGGTGGCTACTATGGTGGTGGTGCCGGATGCTGGTCAGGAGGCGGAGGCGGAAGCAGTTATGCAGATGCAAAAGCTACCAGTGTTAATCATGTACAAGGAGTTAATTCTGACAATGGTAAAGTAGTTATTTCACCGGGATGTATTCCACTAGAAATTGAAGTCAACGGACCAACAACCATGTGTTTTGGAGAAGAAATTGTCTTAAAGGGAAAATCTGACAACAATAGTAAGTTCGAGTGGGATAAAGGTGTTCAAAATGGTGTACCTTTTAAACCACCAGTAGGAACTACCACTTATACTGTAAAAAGCTCAAACCCTAAAGAATGTCCTAATACAATTGACATTAAAGTAAATGAAAAAGGTGTTGTATTAGCTACAACAACTGACGGAACTATTTGTGAGGGTGAATACACTACATTAATTGTTCACGGAGCTTCAGGTGAAGTACATTGGAGTAATGGAGTAAAAGATGGCGTTCCTTTTCAGCCACCTGCCGGAGTGAATACATATAAAGTAGTAAAAGAAGGCGCTTGTGGTGGTGAAGATGAAATACAAATTGTGGTAAATAAAATTCTGATTAAAAGAAGAACCATGGTAGAAGAAACTGCCGATCATCTTGGAAAATTAGAAGTAAATATTGAAGGTGGTACCTTCCCTTACACTTACAAGTGGAGAAAAGATGGGAAAGTTATTAGCACTCAAAGAGATTTGGTAGATGTTAAAGGAGGGTCATACGAATTAGAAGTAACTGATGTTATTGGATGTACGGACAAAAATACTTTCACAATCACTCAATTAATGCCATATATTGAACCTGATACAGGACCAAAATTAGAGGCAGAAATTGATCAGGAGCAAAAATTTGTAACGGTATCTTATCCGGGTGCTTTTGAATACAAAATTGAGAATATGGAAAATGAAACTGTGATTACTGGTCACTCTGTGGATCAAGACATAGTTGATATTACGAAATTACCTCCCGGAACTTATAGGGTATCCCTAATTTTTAAGCAGATAAAACAGTACGTTACTTTTGTAAAAGAATAA